In the genome of Streptomyces sp. SAI-127, the window GACCACCCGGCGTTCCGCTGCGGTCAGGCCGCCCCAGACGCCGTAGGGCTCGGGTTGGAGCAGGGCGTGTTCGCGGCACTCGACCATGACGGGACAGCGGGCACAGACGCGCTTCGCGGCCTCCTCGCGGGAAAGCCTGGCGGCGGTGGGTTCCTTGGACGGGGCGAAGAACAGGCCGGCCTCGTCGCGCCGGCACACCGCCTCGGTGTGCCATGGAGCGTCTTGGTCCCTGTCCCGCACTGGCACCCGCTGGGCCGGAACGGCAGCTACCTGCAGGGACGAATGCGGCGGTTGCAGCACGGTCTACTCCTGACGACGGCTTCGCGAGCGAGAGACGATGCAGCAAGCCCTACCCGCTGTGCGCACGCCTATGCACTGAGTCCCGAACCGCTGGATCGCGGGCGGTCGCGTGCGCTTCCCGGAGCCCACCACGGGCGGATCCGTTCTCCTCGGATGCGCCCGGATTCACAACCGTCAACGATCCAGGTGTTTGCGCAAACTCTTGTCGACCTTGCGATCGACCGCGCGCTGAACCCGGTCGAGGATGTCCGCGACGAGCTTGCCCCGCTTCGGCCTGGCGTCGACACTGCCCAGGACTGCCCAGCCGTCGACGTACACCACGGGCGCGTCCTGCTCGGCCGAGTCGAGCGTGTCCACCTGGAAGTCGCCGAGGACACCGACTCCCGTGCCGCGCAGCGAGATGTTCTCGGGGACGCGCACCTCGACGCTGCCGCACAGCGAGAACGCCTTGATCACGACCTGGCGGTACTCGAAGATCGCCTCACTGAGGTCGATCTCCACGCTGCCGAAGATCGCGTAGGCGTGGATGCGACGGCCCGCGCGCCAGCGGCCCTTGCGGACGGCGGCACTCAGGACCGCCACCACGTTGTCGTCGGGGTCGTGGGGGATCGCGTCGGTCGGGCGGTCCGGAGCCGGGGTCCAGGCCGGGGCGGCACGGCGCTCGTGGGCCGCCGGCAGGTCCCGTATGAAGACCTCCAGCTCGCCCACCGTCTTGGCGCTCAGCACCCCCTCGACCCGCTCCGCGTGCTCGTCCGCGGTGAGGCGGCCCTCGCCGAGGGCCTCGCGCAGGATGTCGGCGATACGGTCGCGGTCGGCGTCCGAGGCACGCAGGTCGGCCACCGCGGGTGCGGGGCCCGCGTGCTTCTGAAGGTCGGGCTTCTGAAGGTCCACGGCAGCAGCGTACCGAAACGCGATAGATCGCGACTAGGCCTGTGGACAACTCTTGGCGAACCGACTGAGCCTTACCTCACAAGCTCTCGCCCTCGGACAGGTTCTACGCTGGTGCGGCCCGCCGACGGAGGTGGGTGGCCGTCTTTCGAGTGAGGAATGGGCTGAGATGCCTGAGTTCGCATATACCGATCTGCTCCCCATGGGAGAGGACACCACCCCCTACCGGCTGGTGACCTCCGAGGGTGTCTCCACCTTCGAGGCCGACGGGCGGACCTTCCTCAAGGTGGAGCCGGAGGCGCTGCGCAAGCTCGCCACGGAGGCCATCCACGACATCCAGCACTACCTGCGGCCCGCGCACCTGGCCCAGCTGCGGCGGATCATCGACGACCCCGAGGCGTCGAGCAACGACAAGTTCGTGGCGCTGGACCTGCTGAAGAACGCGAACATCGCGGCGGCGGGCGTCCTCCCGATGTGCCAGGACACCGGCACCGCGATCGTCATGGGCAAGCGCGGCCAGAACGTACTGACGGCGGGCGGTGACGAGGCGGCGCTGTCGGCGGGCATCTACGACGCGTACCTGAACCTCAACCTGCGCTACTCGCAGATGGCCCCGCTGACCATGTGGGACGAGAAGAACACCGGTTCCAACCTCCCCGCGCAGATCGAGCTGTACGCCACCGACGGCGGCGCGTACAAGTTCCTGTTCATGGCGAAGGGCGGCGGTTCGGCCAACAAGTCGTTCCTCTACCAGGAGACGAAGGCCGTCCTGAACGAGGCCTCCATGATGAAGTTCCTGGAGGAGAAGATCCGTTCGCTGGGTACGGCCGCCTGTCCGCCGTACCACCTGGCGATCGTCGTCGGCGGTACGTCGGCCGAGTACGCGCTGAAGACCGCGAAGTACGCCTCCGCGCACTACCTGGACGAGATTCCGGCCGAGGGCTCGGAACTCGGGCACGGTTTCCGGGACAAGGAGCTGGAGGAGAAGGTCTTCGAGCTGACGCAGAAGATCGGGATCGGGGCGCAGTTCGGCGGGAAGTACTTCTGCCACGACGTCCGCGTGGTCCGCCTCCCCCGCCACGGCGCGTCCTGCCCGGTCGCCATCGCCGTGTCCTGCTCGGCCGACCGCCAGGCCGTCGCGAAGATCACCGCGGAGGGGGTGTTCCTGGAGCAGCTGGAGACGGACCCGGCGCGGTTCCTGCCCGAGACGACGGACGAGCACCTCGAGTCCGACGGTGACGTCGTCAAGATCGACCTCAACCAGCCGATGGACGACATCCTCGCGGAGCTCACCAAGTACCCGGTGAAGACGCGGCTTTCGCTGACCGGTCCGCTCGTGGTCGCGCGTGACATCGCGCACGCCAAGATCAAGGAGCGTCTTGACGCGGGCGAGGAGATGCCGCAGTACCTGAAGGACCACCCGGTGTACTACGCGGGCCCGGCGAAGACGCCCGAGGGCTACGCGTCCGGTTCCTTCGGCCCGACGACGGCCGGCCGTATGGACTCCTACGTCGAGCAGTTCCAGGCGGCGGGCGGATCCAAGGTGATGCTGGCCAAGGGCAACCGCAGCAAGCAGGTCACCGACGCGTGCGGTTCGCACGGCGGCTTCTACCTCGGCTCCATCGGCGGCCCGGCCGCCCGGCTCGCCCAGGACTGCATCAAGAAGGTCGAGGTCGTCGAGTACGAGGAGCTCGGCATGGAGGCTGTCTGGAAGATCGAGGTCGAGGACTTCCCGGCGTTCATCGTCGTCGACGACAAGGGCAACGACTTCTTCACCTCACCGGAACCCGAGCAGCCGACGTTCACCAGCATCCCGGTGCGGGGTCCTGGCCTGGGCTGAGCCGCCGTCCGGGGCCGCGTCAGGCAACGATTGCCTCGCGGCTTCGGGGCTACTGCAACATGGATCAGCAACTGCCACGGAGCATGGTGATCGCCTGTCAAGAGCCCGCGCCCGGCACCATGGCAGCGCCTGCCGCGGCTGTCAGGATCTGGACGACGTTGGATCCGCTGCCCGACGACCGGTGGCCCCGGTAAAGCCTCCAGGCCCCTCGGCGACGCCGGGGGGCCTGTTGCTGCGTGTTCACCGATGGGCGGTCAGCACTGCCGTGAGGCCCTCTTGCAGGTCCTTGACGAAATAGTCGGGGACCTCCAGCGACGGGAAGTGGCCCCCGGCTTCGGGTGACCTCCATCGGACGATCTGTCGGTACCGCTCCTGTGCCCAGGGGCGTGGGGACTTCTCGATGTCGCGGGGATACATGGTGATGGCCGACGGGACGTCGACCCGGAGTTCCGGGTCCAGCGAGTTGTGGCTTTCGTAGTAGATGCGGGCAGCCGATGCGCCGGTCCGCGTCAGCCAGTACAGGGTGACGTCGTCAAGAACGCGGTCGATGGACATCGCCTCGAAGGGGCTGTCCTCGGTGTCCGACCACTCGGCGAACTTGTCGAGGATCCAGGCGAGAAGCCCGACCGGTGAGTCGACGAGCGAGTAGCCGATGGTCTGCGGCCGGGTCGCCTGCTGCTTCGCGTACGCCGCGCGGTGGCGCCAGAAATCGCGGGTCTCCTCGGTCCACTCGCGTTCGACCGCCGTCAGCCCGTCCGTCGTCAACCCGGGCGGCGCCTCCGCGAACAATGTGTGGATGCCGAGAACGTGCTCCGGGAACCTGCCGCCGAGCACCGTGGTGATATTGCCTCCCCAATCGCCGCCGTGGGCTGCGAACCTGCCGTAGCCGAGCCTTCCCATCAGTTCCACCCACGCGGCCGCGATCCTTTCGGTTCCCCACCCGGTGGTGGCCGGCTTGTCGCTGTAACCAAAACCTGGCAGCGACGGGACCACGACATGGAAAGCCGGCGCGTCTGCGTCTTTCGGATCTGCCAGCTCGTCCACCACGTCGATGAACTCGGCAATGCTGCCCGGCCAGCCGTGCGTCAGGATCAGTGGAGTGGCATCTGCGCGCGCCGATCGGCGGTGCAGGAAGTGGATTCCCAGATCGTCAATCTTCGTGCGGAACTGGCCGATACGGTCCAGGCGCTCTTCGAACGACCGCCAGTTGTAGCCGGTGCGCCAGTAGTTCACGACATCGACGAGGTCGGCGAGCGGAACGCCCTGTTCCCATCGGCGAGGGTCGGGCGCGGCGCGATGGACCGTCTCGGCCTCCGGCAGTCGCGCCGCGGCCAGCCGCGCGCGCAGATCGTCGAGGTCGGCGTCAGTCGCGCGGGCTTCAAAGGGCTGTACGTCGCTGGTCAGACGGGGCATGAGACCTCCTGGCCGGTCGCGGAACCGTCTAAGGCGGTTCCAGCGTGGCATGTCTTCATGCCTGCGAGCAACCGGCTAAGGTGGTTCCATGCGTGCCGGCTTCCCTGACTTCCGCCTCGGTACCGTGCTGGCGACCAGCTTCACGGGGACTCTGTCGGAGCGTCACGGCGACGCCGTGGAGCGCATTCCCACGCCCCACCGACTCGTCGACTGGCTGGCCGTGTACGGCCTCGCCGTGGACTCCTGCACCCCTGCCCAGCTCGACCTCGCTCGGGAACTGCGGGAGTCGATTCACGCCGCCGCGACAGCGGCCGCGCTCCAGGACGCTCTGCCTGCGTCCGCTGTCCAAGTCATCAATGACCGCAGCGCTCAGGGCCGGGCCGCGGCGATCCTGACGCCCGAGGGCAAGCGGCGATGGCGGCTCAGCTCGCCCTCCCGTGTGGAAGACGCCCTCGGGGTGATCGCCGCCGACGCGATCAGCATCATCGCGGGCGAACGAGACGGAAAGTTGGCCTTGTGCGCATCACCGACCTGCCAAGCCGCCTTCTTCGACACCAGCCAAAGCCGCACCCGCAAATGGTGTGACATGAAC includes:
- a CDS encoding WhiB family transcriptional regulator; amino-acid sequence: MLQPPHSSLQVAAVPAQRVPVRDRDQDAPWHTEAVCRRDEAGLFFAPSKEPTAARLSREEAAKRVCARCPVMVECREHALLQPEPYGVWGGLTAAERRVVLARRRRRDLELQKAARAARIAQAG
- a CDS encoding DUF1707 domain-containing protein, translated to MDLQKPDLQKHAGPAPAVADLRASDADRDRIADILREALGEGRLTADEHAERVEGVLSAKTVGELEVFIRDLPAAHERRAAPAWTPAPDRPTDAIPHDPDDNVVAVLSAAVRKGRWRAGRRIHAYAIFGSVEIDLSEAIFEYRQVVIKAFSLCGSVEVRVPENISLRGTGVGVLGDFQVDTLDSAEQDAPVVYVDGWAVLGSVDARPKRGKLVADILDRVQRAVDRKVDKSLRKHLDR
- a CDS encoding fumarate hydratase is translated as MPEFAYTDLLPMGEDTTPYRLVTSEGVSTFEADGRTFLKVEPEALRKLATEAIHDIQHYLRPAHLAQLRRIIDDPEASSNDKFVALDLLKNANIAAAGVLPMCQDTGTAIVMGKRGQNVLTAGGDEAALSAGIYDAYLNLNLRYSQMAPLTMWDEKNTGSNLPAQIELYATDGGAYKFLFMAKGGGSANKSFLYQETKAVLNEASMMKFLEEKIRSLGTAACPPYHLAIVVGGTSAEYALKTAKYASAHYLDEIPAEGSELGHGFRDKELEEKVFELTQKIGIGAQFGGKYFCHDVRVVRLPRHGASCPVAIAVSCSADRQAVAKITAEGVFLEQLETDPARFLPETTDEHLESDGDVVKIDLNQPMDDILAELTKYPVKTRLSLTGPLVVARDIAHAKIKERLDAGEEMPQYLKDHPVYYAGPAKTPEGYASGSFGPTTAGRMDSYVEQFQAAGGSKVMLAKGNRSKQVTDACGSHGGFYLGSIGGPAARLAQDCIKKVEVVEYEELGMEAVWKIEVEDFPAFIVVDDKGNDFFTSPEPEQPTFTSIPVRGPGLG
- a CDS encoding epoxide hydrolase family protein, which translates into the protein MPRLTSDVQPFEARATDADLDDLRARLAAARLPEAETVHRAAPDPRRWEQGVPLADLVDVVNYWRTGYNWRSFEERLDRIGQFRTKIDDLGIHFLHRRSARADATPLILTHGWPGSIAEFIDVVDELADPKDADAPAFHVVVPSLPGFGYSDKPATTGWGTERIAAAWVELMGRLGYGRFAAHGGDWGGNITTVLGGRFPEHVLGIHTLFAEAPPGLTTDGLTAVEREWTEETRDFWRHRAAYAKQQATRPQTIGYSLVDSPVGLLAWILDKFAEWSDTEDSPFEAMSIDRVLDDVTLYWLTRTGASAARIYYESHNSLDPELRVDVPSAITMYPRDIEKSPRPWAQERYRQIVRWRSPEAGGHFPSLEVPDYFVKDLQEGLTAVLTAHR
- a CDS encoding CGNR zinc finger domain-containing protein, whose translation is MRAGFPDFRLGTVLATSFTGTLSERHGDAVERIPTPHRLVDWLAVYGLAVDSCTPAQLDLARELRESIHAAATAAALQDALPASAVQVINDRSAQGRAAAILTPEGKRRWRLSSPSRVEDALGVIAADAISIIAGERDGKLALCASPTCQAAFFDTSQSRTRKWCDMNTCGNRQKKARFNANQRKNTGSAE